From a single Pyxicephalus adspersus chromosome 11, UCB_Pads_2.0, whole genome shotgun sequence genomic region:
- the LOC140340529 gene encoding FXYD domain-containing ion transport regulator 3-like isoform X4, translating to MLVQSRLQATDLRMQDVFVTVFLMLATIPGLHAKDFDNSQFEYDYESLKVAGLIVAGILCAMGIIILLSGKCRCKFNKKSEQRHRAQEQQLIAPGSASHC from the exons CAGGTTGCAAGCCACTGATCTCAGAATGCAAGACGTCTTTGTCACCGTTTTCCTGATGCTGGCAA CCATTCCCGGTCTCCATGCAAAAGATTTTG ATAACAGTCAGTTTGAGTACG ATTATGAGTCCCTGAAGGTGGCAGGGTTGATTGTGGCGGGTATCCTGTGCGCAATGGGAATTATCATCCTGCTGA gtgGAAAATGCCGATGCAAATTCAACAAGAAGAGCGA GCAAAGGCACCGAGCCCAGGAACAGCAGCTCATCGCCCCAG GGAGCGCCAGTCACTGCTGA
- the LOC140340529 gene encoding FXYD domain-containing ion transport regulator 3-like isoform X5 produces the protein MLVQRLQATDLRMQDVFVTVFLMLATIPGLHAKDFDNSQFEYDYESLKVAGLIVAGILCAMGIIILLSGKCRCKFNKKSEQRHRAQEQQLIAPGSASHC, from the exons GTTGCAAGCCACTGATCTCAGAATGCAAGACGTCTTTGTCACCGTTTTCCTGATGCTGGCAA CCATTCCCGGTCTCCATGCAAAAGATTTTG ATAACAGTCAGTTTGAGTACG ATTATGAGTCCCTGAAGGTGGCAGGGTTGATTGTGGCGGGTATCCTGTGCGCAATGGGAATTATCATCCTGCTGA gtgGAAAATGCCGATGCAAATTCAACAAGAAGAGCGA GCAAAGGCACCGAGCCCAGGAACAGCAGCTCATCGCCCCAG GGAGCGCCAGTCACTGCTGA